A window of Sutcliffiella cohnii contains these coding sequences:
- a CDS encoding DUF2785 domain-containing protein: protein MNILFVCTDNFTRSVVAELCLKHYIKENNIDSIKVASAGVRANSDTSKYSSIHFDRMRELNIDTSSFKRTPFKHNFFEYYDFIITMGIEHKKYFEETYGRKIHLFNEILLGEETSLVVPPPDKDGKYLLEINKMVDTLHEAMPLFVVKLKELQVKRKLKSIDFSNVKTEVVSLVLDDMLQHIGSNDGELRDELIYSMLGKLILGDYLKTEQMTSVLRICLSEDYLFYEVGEFNRDSVFKRAFSSLVVTLILIKDKQQPFLTTETVRETINLAISYMQQEKDVRGHVDGKGWAHAIAHGADLIDAVVNHPSFSIVKAREILNVIGNSLLCNEIYIDDEDERLTVPVVSLLQKGISEETIIDWLTSLFKETHDGLQLNDFRKRTNLSNFFKTLYFHFLFKNSGAMIRQTIESLLKNKQGTVTSL from the coding sequence ATGAATATATTATTTGTATGTACAGACAATTTTACAAGAAGTGTAGTGGCTGAACTTTGTTTAAAACATTATATTAAGGAAAATAATATCGACTCGATTAAGGTGGCTTCTGCTGGTGTGAGAGCTAACAGCGACACTAGTAAATATTCTTCCATCCATTTCGACCGGATGAGGGAATTAAATATTGATACGTCGAGTTTTAAGAGAACACCTTTTAAACATAATTTTTTTGAATATTACGATTTTATCATTACTATGGGTATCGAGCATAAAAAATATTTTGAAGAAACATATGGTCGAAAAATTCACTTGTTTAATGAGATTTTGCTAGGAGAAGAAACGTCGTTAGTCGTTCCTCCGCCGGACAAAGATGGGAAGTATTTGTTAGAGATTAATAAAATGGTAGATACTCTTCATGAAGCAATGCCACTCTTTGTTGTGAAGTTAAAAGAATTACAAGTAAAGAGAAAACTAAAGAGCATTGATTTTTCAAACGTAAAAACTGAGGTTGTTTCTCTTGTTTTAGACGATATGCTTCAACATATTGGATCTAATGATGGTGAATTACGTGATGAACTCATATATTCTATGCTTGGAAAATTAATACTTGGTGATTATCTAAAAACTGAGCAAATGACATCTGTTTTACGTATATGTCTCAGTGAAGACTACTTATTTTATGAAGTCGGAGAATTTAATCGTGATTCTGTATTTAAAAGAGCGTTTTCTTCATTAGTAGTTACTTTAATTTTAATAAAAGACAAGCAGCAACCATTCCTAACAACAGAAACAGTGAGAGAGACTATAAACCTAGCAATTTCGTATATGCAACAAGAAAAGGATGTTCGTGGACATGTGGATGGAAAAGGGTGGGCTCATGCCATTGCACATGGAGCGGACCTTATAGATGCTGTGGTTAACCATCCGTCTTTTTCGATAGTAAAAGCAAGAGAAATTTTAAATGTGATAGGAAACAGTTTACTCTGTAACGAAATTTATATTGATGACGAAGACGAGCGGCTTACTGTTCCGGTTGTTTCTCTTTTACAAAAAGGAATTTCAGAAGAGACAATCATTGACTGGCTTACCAGCCTTTTTAAGGAAACGCACGATGGATTACAATTGAACGATTTTAGAAAACGAACAAACCTCTCAAACTTTTTTAAGACGTTATATTTCCATTTTTTATTCAAAAATTCAGGAGCAATGATTAGGCAAACAATCGAGAGTCTATTAAAAAATAAACAAGGAACCGTAACTAGTTTATAG
- a CDS encoding GNAT family N-acetyltransferase → MLIRKAVEQDVGKLNAVAYMSKAYWGYSKEFLDKSNASITVTKEYLEEYPTYILELNENIIAFYSFSFQPNRLEAMFIEPNYIGKGFGRLLWSDVMQKAKQFNWTEFVLDSDPNAEGFYIRMGAKRLGTIPSPVIPNRVLPVMQVKVE, encoded by the coding sequence ATGCTAATAAGAAAAGCCGTAGAACAAGATGTTGGTAAATTAAATGCTGTTGCATATATGTCTAAAGCTTATTGGGGGTATTCAAAGGAGTTTCTAGACAAGAGTAATGCCAGTATCACGGTGACAAAAGAATACTTAGAAGAGTACCCTACATACATTTTGGAATTAAATGAAAACATCATTGCGTTTTATAGTTTTTCTTTTCAGCCTAATAGATTAGAAGCGATGTTCATTGAACCTAACTATATTGGAAAAGGATTTGGTAGGTTACTTTGGAGTGACGTTATGCAAAAAGCTAAACAATTCAATTGGACTGAGTTTGTGTTAGATAGTGATCCGAACGCTGAAGGGTTCTATATTCGAATGGGAGCAAAGAGATTAGGAACGATACCATCGCCAGTCATACCTAATCGAGTGTTGCCAGTTATGCAAGTAAAGGTGGAATGA
- a CDS encoding NUDIX domain-containing protein has protein sequence MNTIKNNGYTFIKFIEMKEEMIINYPLSGSFAVVVFNDRLLLCYNTFRKQWELPAGHRELGETPKNCAIRELFEETGQKVNELQFWGLLVSENEKNYTIKYNPVYYSSIEKLSPFLVNDETTRITLWDGKSELGPIDNVDFELIKVILLAKGD, from the coding sequence ATGAATACGATAAAAAATAATGGCTATACATTTATTAAATTTATAGAAATGAAGGAAGAAATGATTATTAATTATCCTTTATCCGGTTCCTTTGCTGTTGTTGTCTTTAATGATAGGTTACTACTTTGCTATAACACGTTCCGAAAACAGTGGGAACTACCGGCTGGTCATAGAGAATTAGGTGAGACACCGAAAAATTGTGCGATTCGAGAGCTTTTTGAAGAAACAGGTCAAAAAGTAAATGAACTTCAATTTTGGGGGCTTCTCGTATCCGAAAATGAGAAAAATTATACGATTAAATACAATCCTGTTTACTATTCTTCAATTGAAAAACTTTCACCGTTTTTAGTAAATGATGAAACAACACGCATTACACTTTGGGACGGTAAAAGTGAGTTGGGACCTATAGATAATGTGGATTTTGAGTTAATCAAAGTCATTCTTCTCGCAAAGGGGGATTAG
- a CDS encoding Zn-dependent hydrolase → MTLLNKLLHNYDITLDKAGVSGTRLAQRLDSLSKIGPTPEGGSFRLGLSLEEKQAKELVKTWMKEAGLEVTEDGAGNVFGKLEGKNSSLPSIWTGSHVDSVPNGGHFDGPLGVLAALEVIEAWKETGFQPNRNVEVVIFTDEEGSRFYSGLMGSRAVTGEIEYNVQFERVDSEGTTFSQALEAYGSNREQFKKAKRNMEEVELFVEVHIEQGKQLEKANMPVGIVTGIAGPYVMEVHFSGVAGHAGNTPMNDRTDALVTASEFICKVETLPAQISSTAVATVGKLFVKPNGVNVIPGQVELFVDIRDIDEENRDKLVDLVHQAAYEIATNRGVEAKVVEHLRIPPVPIRQELQEKLKSVLENYGIEPTYIPSGAGHDAMILGNKVPVAMIFARSKDGISHNPKEWTTLNDCVYSVHVLKDFIEEISD, encoded by the coding sequence ATGACTTTACTAAATAAATTACTACATAATTATGACATAACGCTTGATAAAGCAGGAGTAAGTGGTACAAGACTTGCTCAACGGTTAGATTCCCTTTCTAAAATTGGACCAACTCCTGAGGGAGGCTCCTTTAGGTTAGGGCTATCACTGGAAGAAAAACAAGCGAAAGAATTAGTAAAGACATGGATGAAAGAGGCTGGCCTTGAAGTGACAGAAGATGGAGCAGGTAATGTTTTCGGGAAATTAGAAGGAAAGAACTCTAGTCTTCCGTCTATTTGGACAGGTTCACATGTCGATAGTGTTCCAAATGGTGGTCATTTCGATGGCCCACTCGGTGTATTAGCTGCTTTAGAAGTAATCGAAGCTTGGAAAGAAACAGGGTTTCAACCAAACCGAAATGTCGAAGTTGTTATTTTTACCGATGAAGAAGGATCACGGTTTTATAGCGGTTTAATGGGTAGTCGAGCAGTTACTGGAGAAATTGAATATAACGTACAGTTTGAAAGAGTTGATTCGGAAGGAACAACATTTTCACAAGCTTTAGAGGCGTATGGTAGTAACAGGGAACAATTCAAAAAAGCAAAAAGAAATATGGAAGAAGTTGAGCTTTTTGTCGAAGTCCATATTGAACAAGGAAAGCAACTAGAAAAGGCGAATATGCCTGTAGGGATTGTAACCGGTATTGCGGGGCCTTACGTCATGGAGGTTCATTTTTCTGGGGTAGCTGGTCATGCTGGAAATACTCCGATGAATGACCGCACCGATGCACTTGTTACTGCTAGTGAGTTTATATGTAAAGTGGAAACGTTACCTGCGCAAATTAGTTCAACGGCCGTAGCCACAGTTGGAAAACTTTTCGTAAAACCAAATGGGGTAAACGTAATACCTGGCCAAGTCGAGCTCTTTGTTGATATTCGTGACATTGATGAGGAAAATCGTGATAAGTTAGTCGACCTTGTTCATCAAGCAGCATACGAAATTGCCACAAACCGAGGCGTAGAAGCAAAAGTAGTCGAGCACCTGAGAATTCCGCCGGTACCTATTCGTCAAGAGTTACAAGAAAAATTGAAAAGTGTTCTAGAAAACTATGGAATCGAACCAACATATATTCCGAGTGGAGCAGGTCATGATGCGATGATTTTAGGAAATAAAGTTCCTGTTGCAATGATATTTGCTCGAAGTAAGGATGGAATTAGTCATAATCCGAAAGAATGGACGACTTTGAATGATTGTGTTTATAGTGTTCATGTGTTAAAAGATTTTATTGAAGAAATCAGTGATTAA
- a CDS encoding AAA family ATPase has product MKFVLIFGPQAVGKMTVGQELEKLTSLKLFHNHMTIDLVSHFFSYSTKEGKRLVNLFREEIFNEVAKSDLEGLIFTFVWAFNLESDKEYVDRIAKKFEDNGGEVFYVELEANLEERLVRNKTPHRLAHKPSKRNLEWSENDLKSSVEKYRLNSLPGEIQKKNYVKIDNTNLSPAEVAIMIKDTFKM; this is encoded by the coding sequence ATGAAGTTCGTTTTAATTTTCGGCCCACAAGCAGTTGGGAAAATGACAGTCGGACAAGAATTAGAAAAGCTTACTAGTCTAAAACTATTTCATAACCATATGACGATTGATTTAGTTAGCCACTTTTTTAGTTATAGTACAAAAGAAGGGAAGAGACTTGTAAACTTATTTCGAGAAGAAATATTTAATGAGGTTGCGAAAAGTGATTTAGAAGGCTTAATCTTCACGTTTGTTTGGGCATTCAACTTGGAATCGGATAAGGAATATGTCGACCGCATTGCGAAAAAGTTTGAAGACAATGGTGGAGAAGTTTTTTACGTTGAGCTAGAAGCAAACTTGGAAGAAAGGCTTGTTCGAAATAAAACACCACATCGTCTTGCGCATAAGCCATCGAAAAGAAATTTAGAATGGTCGGAAAATGACTTGAAAAGTAGTGTAGAAAAGTACCGACTTAATTCTTTACCTGGAGAAATACAAAAGAAAAACTATGTGAAAATTGATAACACAAACTTAAGTCCAGCTGAAGTAGCAATTATGATAAAAGATACGTTTAAAATGTAA
- a CDS encoding VOC family protein — translation MNRVNIITLGTKNIVESHEFFKKIGFDTSVRGPEESPFIIFFRNEGSRIALYPLDELAEDVNKDNPPEIKGGFPGITLAYNAKSIDEVDNMMKLAESAGATIVKQPTKTDWGGYGGYFTDLDGYYWEVAYGEDWEFDESNMLVIEDM, via the coding sequence ATGAATAGAGTAAATATAATAACACTTGGTACGAAAAATATCGTGGAGTCGCATGAGTTTTTTAAAAAGATTGGTTTTGACACGTCTGTAAGAGGACCAGAAGAAAGTCCATTTATCATCTTTTTTAGAAATGAAGGCTCTAGAATTGCCTTATATCCATTAGACGAATTAGCGGAAGATGTAAATAAAGATAACCCGCCAGAAATAAAAGGTGGTTTTCCAGGGATTACGTTAGCTTATAATGCGAAGTCAATCGATGAGGTAGATAACATGATGAAGCTAGCTGAATCAGCAGGAGCAACTATAGTGAAGCAACCTACAAAAACCGATTGGGGTGGCTATGGTGGTTATTTCACGGACCTAGATGGCTACTATTGGGAAGTTGCTTACGGAGAAGATTGGGAGTTTGATGAGTCGAATATGTTAGTTATTGAGGATATGTAA
- a CDS encoding kinase encodes MSQYELIVKSVLEKYHMRPNKNRPLVVALDGLSGAGKTTIVDKLKEKLAPIHVVIIHIDDYIVERSKRYHTGFEEWYEYFSLQWDVEQLKEDLFEKLVDNVSVLTLPFYDSNTDSIRKKEISVTKNSIVVIEGIFLQRQEWGSYFDLTFYLDVQREIRYERALNRDTYIGSLEERRKKYKRRYWPAEDYYLNGVKPIENADVVIRY; translated from the coding sequence ATGAGTCAATACGAGTTAATAGTTAAAAGTGTCTTAGAAAAATATCATATGCGTCCCAATAAAAACCGCCCGTTAGTTGTTGCACTAGATGGTTTAAGTGGAGCCGGTAAGACGACCATAGTGGATAAGCTGAAAGAAAAACTAGCACCTATTCATGTTGTCATTATACATATTGATGATTACATCGTCGAACGATCTAAGCGATACCATACAGGTTTTGAAGAATGGTATGAATACTTTTCGTTACAGTGGGATGTAGAGCAATTAAAGGAAGATTTATTTGAGAAGTTAGTAGATAATGTATCAGTGTTAACTCTTCCTTTTTATGATTCAAATACAGATTCTATTAGAAAAAAAGAGATTTCTGTAACTAAGAATAGTATTGTCGTAATTGAAGGTATTTTCCTGCAAAGACAGGAGTGGGGATCGTACTTTGATTTAACTTTTTATTTGGATGTTCAACGAGAGATTCGTTATGAAAGAGCATTAAACCGAGATACATATATCGGTAGCTTAGAGGAAAGAAGAAAGAAGTATAAACGAAGATATTGGCCAGCCGAAGATTATTACTTGAACGGGGTTAAACCGATAGAAAATGCTGATGTCGTTATTCGTTATTAA
- a CDS encoding HAD family hydrolase, translating into MVNAVLFDLDGTLLNRDESLKNFILDQYSRLQDGLGHINKKQFTERFITLDNRGYVWKDKVYAQLIEEFDIQDYTVNFLLEDYIKHFKNHCIPFPNLIVMLRKLQKLGCSLGIISNGMTEFQLHNIRALGIESYFQTILISEKEGLRKPDPLIFQKALEQMKVSANECLFVGDHPENDVRASKKVGMTSVWKKDTYWDNIIADYTVDDLIELINLVEELR; encoded by the coding sequence ATGGTTAATGCAGTTTTATTCGATTTAGATGGTACTCTATTAAATAGAGATGAATCTTTAAAAAATTTTATCCTTGACCAATATAGTAGATTGCAAGATGGATTGGGGCATATTAACAAAAAACAATTTACTGAAAGGTTTATTACTTTAGATAATCGCGGTTACGTTTGGAAGGATAAAGTGTACGCACAGTTAATAGAAGAGTTTGATATTCAAGATTATACGGTAAACTTTTTATTAGAAGACTATATTAAGCATTTCAAAAATCATTGTATTCCGTTCCCTAATCTAATAGTAATGTTAAGGAAGTTGCAAAAATTAGGCTGCTCTCTAGGCATAATTTCGAATGGGATGACGGAATTTCAGTTACATAATATTCGGGCTCTAGGTATAGAATCCTATTTTCAAACAATACTCATCTCAGAAAAAGAAGGACTCCGGAAGCCGGATCCACTAATATTTCAAAAAGCGCTAGAACAAATGAAGGTTAGTGCTAATGAATGTCTTTTTGTCGGTGATCATCCTGAAAATGATGTTCGAGCATCTAAAAAGGTTGGGATGACAAGTGTGTGGAAAAAGGATACTTACTGGGATAACATTATCGCAGATTATACAGTTGATGACTTAATAGAATTAATAAATTTAGTGGAAGAGTTGCGTTGA
- a CDS encoding HIT family protein: protein MKKDCMLCNLNMMPTQRVVLSNEHCLFLQLEEVDKKGVQLEGSGLIVPRAHRETAFDLTQEEWDATYSLLQEVKKYIDKKFEPEGYNLGWNCGEVGGQHIFHAHFHVIPRFKDEPLAGKGIRHMFKSKENEREVLHG from the coding sequence ATGAAAAAAGATTGTATGCTCTGTAATTTGAATATGATGCCTACTCAACGTGTTGTATTGAGCAATGAACACTGCCTGTTTTTGCAATTAGAGGAAGTAGATAAAAAAGGAGTTCAATTAGAAGGTTCGGGGCTCATTGTCCCAAGAGCTCATCGAGAAACGGCGTTTGATTTAACCCAGGAAGAATGGGATGCAACGTACTCCCTTTTACAAGAGGTAAAGAAATACATAGACAAAAAGTTCGAACCAGAAGGATATAACCTCGGGTGGAATTGTGGCGAAGTAGGTGGCCAACATATTTTTCATGCTCATTTTCACGTTATTCCTAGATTTAAAGATGAACCGTTAGCAGGAAAAGGAATCCGTCACATGTTTAAAAGCAAAGAAAACGAGAGAGAAGTCCTGCATGGTTAA
- a CDS encoding zinc ribbon domain-containing protein YjdM — MTNLPNCPKCNSEYTYEDGTLFICPECGHEWMATDGEQNIDEAIVKDANGNTLTDGDTVTVIKDLKVKGSSSVLKIGTKVKNIRLVEGDHNIDCKIDGFGAMKLKSEFVKKV; from the coding sequence ATGACAAATTTACCAAACTGTCCGAAATGTAATTCGGAGTATACATATGAGGATGGCACTTTATTCATTTGTCCAGAATGCGGACATGAATGGATGGCTACTGATGGAGAGCAAAATATTGATGAAGCAATCGTGAAAGACGCAAATGGAAACACGCTCACAGATGGTGATACGGTTACGGTTATTAAAGATTTAAAAGTGAAAGGTAGTTCATCTGTCTTGAAAATAGGTACGAAGGTAAAAAACATCCGCTTAGTAGAGGGTGACCATAACATCGATTGCAAAATTGATGGATTCGGAGCGATGAAGCTGAAATCTGAATTTGTGAAAAAGGTATAA
- a CDS encoding GNAT family N-acetyltransferase, whose product MQYTSFNGIANEEIMNGIQELHQKVFGTSEDLLTKMKTKPTLLFHIAIEDEKIVGYKIGYTLSSDLFYSWLGGVDPSYRNKGIASTLMKIQHQYLKEEGYKTVQTKTMNKWRNMLLLNIKCGFDIMETYVDDKGQHKIVLEKSL is encoded by the coding sequence TGAAGAAATAATGAATGGCATTCAAGAGCTACATCAAAAAGTATTTGGGACGTCTGAAGACTTACTAACGAAAATGAAAACAAAGCCTACATTACTTTTTCACATCGCAATCGAGGATGAAAAAATAGTAGGGTACAAGATTGGTTATACATTAAGCAGTGATCTATTTTACAGTTGGTTAGGTGGAGTAGACCCAAGCTATCGAAATAAAGGAATTGCATCAACGTTAATGAAGATTCAGCATCAATACTTAAAAGAGGAGGGATATAAAACGGTTCAAACGAAAACGATGAATAAATGGAGAAATATGCTGCTTTTAAATATTAAATGCGGTTTCGATATAATGGAGACCTATGTAGATGATAAAGGGCAACATAAAATTGTGTTAGAAAAGTCTTTATGA